From a single Stomoxys calcitrans chromosome 4, idStoCalc2.1, whole genome shotgun sequence genomic region:
- the LOC131997036 gene encoding circumsporozoite protein-like yields MIVLLKNKVVKVGSKSDEPGKRWIIPGITFTAARLSGTANYVGAATTDPLSDPLSDPLSDPLSDPLSDPLSDPLSDPLSDPLSDPLSDPLSDPLSDPLSDPLSDPLSDPLSDPLSDPLSDPLSDPLSDPLSDPLSDPLSDPLSDPLSDPLSDPLSDPLSDPLSDPLSDPLSDPLSDPLSDPLSDPLSDPLSDPLSDPHSDSLSTILKNLIPNGSLCLRPSSV; encoded by the exons ATGATAGTGCTAttgaagaacaa AGTTGTCAAAGTCGGAAGCAAGAGTGATGAGCCAGGAAAACGGTggatcatacctggcatcacttttaCTGCCGCTCGACTCTCCGGCACCGCCAACTACGtgggagctgcaacg accgatcccctCTCCGATCCCCTCTCCGATCCACTCTCCGATCCCCTCTCCGATCCCCTCTCCGATCCCCTCTCCGATCCCCTCTCCGATCCCCTCTCCGATCCCCTCTCCGATCCCCTCTCCGATCCCCTCTCCGATCCCCTCTCCGATCCCCTCTCCGATCCCCTCTCCGATCCCCTCTCCGATCCCCTCTCCGATCCCCTCTCCGATCCCCTCTCCGATCCCCTCTCCGATCCCCTCTCCGATCCCCTCTCCGATCCCCTCTCCGATCCCCTCTCCGATCCCCTCTCCGATCCCCTCTCCGATCCCCTCTCCGATCCCCTCTCCGATCCCCTCTCCGATCCCCTCTCCGATCCCCTCTCCGATCCCCTCTCCGATCCCCTCTCCGATCCCCTCTCCGATCCCCTCTCCGATCCCCTCTCCGATCCCCTCTCCGATCCCCTCTCCGATCCTCACTCCGATTCCCTTTCCACGATCCTTAAAAATCTTATCCCGAATGGGTCCCTGTGCCTGAGACCGTCGTCAGTCTAG